From a region of the Lentilactobacillus curieae genome:
- a CDS encoding PTS galactitol transporter subunit IIC, producing MGVIDYIMSLGASVMMPIIFFVFGMLIGMGPSKSLKSGLSVGVGFVGLNVITQLLADNLGPAVNSMVKIYGLHLHTLDIGWPAASAVAFGTQVGAIIIPLGLGINVLMLLTKTTETLNIDLWNYWHFAFIGSIVSIATKSFFWGLFAASITIIVTLVGADRSQKKVESFYGDDMKGISIPQAFCVTFIPFAIAINWVIDKIPGLNKVDFDAKKLEKKFGLFGDPILLGVIIGILLGLLARYPIAKTLQLGIILSAVMVLIPKITGMFIEGLNPISLRSQELISKRFKGRKFNIGMTPALVIGHPTTLVCSLLLVPTILFLSVVVPGNEFLPLASLSGLIYLFPLVLPYTNGNVLRSFIVGLVSLIAGVLSATALATIFTSAVKMVQANLIPAGTSSVASVDFAASPLAWIVYTFTTNFAAIGSSILVIATLALMIYNRSKITGESLAAKKNVAAPIVHHNK from the coding sequence ATGGGCGTTATTGATTACATCATGTCTTTGGGGGCAAGTGTAATGATGCCAATTATTTTCTTTGTCTTTGGAATGCTAATTGGTATGGGGCCATCGAAGTCTTTGAAATCAGGGCTTTCTGTTGGAGTTGGTTTTGTTGGGCTGAACGTGATTACTCAGTTACTTGCTGATAATCTGGGACCAGCAGTTAATTCTATGGTTAAGATATATGGACTTCACTTACACACTCTTGATATAGGTTGGCCTGCTGCTTCTGCAGTTGCGTTTGGTACACAGGTTGGAGCGATTATTATTCCACTAGGTTTAGGTATTAATGTGTTGATGTTGTTAACTAAGACAACTGAAACTCTAAATATTGACCTTTGGAATTATTGGCACTTTGCATTTATTGGTTCAATTGTGTCAATAGCAACTAAGAGCTTTTTCTGGGGATTATTTGCCGCATCAATCACAATTATTGTTACTTTAGTTGGAGCGGATAGATCTCAGAAGAAGGTGGAAAGTTTCTATGGTGATGATATGAAAGGAATTTCAATTCCACAGGCTTTCTGTGTGACATTTATTCCATTTGCAATAGCTATTAATTGGGTTATAGATAAGATTCCAGGCTTGAATAAAGTTGATTTTGACGCTAAAAAACTAGAAAAGAAGTTCGGGTTATTTGGCGATCCAATCCTACTAGGGGTCATCATTGGAATATTGCTTGGATTGTTAGCACGTTATCCAATTGCCAAAACATTACAGCTTGGGATTATTTTAAGTGCGGTAATGGTATTGATTCCAAAAATTACGGGAATGTTTATTGAAGGATTGAATCCAATTTCGTTGCGTTCTCAAGAATTGATTAGTAAAAGATTTAAGGGTCGAAAATTTAATATTGGTATGACACCTGCACTTGTTATAGGTCATCCAACCACTTTAGTTTGTTCATTACTTTTGGTACCAACAATTCTTTTCTTATCAGTAGTTGTTCCTGGTAATGAATTCTTACCGCTTGCTAGTCTTTCTGGATTAATTTACCTATTTCCATTAGTTCTTCCATATACAAATGGAAATGTTTTAAGATCATTTATTGTTGGATTAGTTAGTTTAATAGCAGGTGTACTTTCAGCAACAGCACTTGCAACCATTTTTACCTCAGCAGTTAAGATGGTTCAAGCAAACTTAATTCCTGCTGGTACTAGTTCAGTTGCAAGTGTTGATTTTGCCGCTAGCCCATTAGCATGGATTGTTTATACATTTACTACAAACTTTGCTGCAATTGGTTCAAGCATATTAGTAATTGCTACATTAGCATTAATGATTTACAACAGAAGTAAAATTACTGGTGAGAGTCTTGCTGCAAAAAAGAATGTAGCTGCTCCCATTGTCCATCATAATAAATAG
- a CDS encoding TMEM175 family protein, producing MDKGRVAAFTDAVVAIIMTIMILEFKTPETFEWDGLLEQLPYLFAFAVSFLFISVAWYNHHYMFALAPKITKKIFWLNSAWLFSMSLIPVATAWAGKFIDKPVPEYFYVIVFFIWSVAYLGLTLGIVKAAKESGNEEAADKISAMTIFRYLKSWLSYAVYVIVLVAIYFYPPNRNANYIH from the coding sequence ATGGACAAAGGTCGGGTAGCCGCATTTACTGATGCAGTTGTTGCTATAATTATGACAATTATGATTTTGGAATTTAAGACGCCAGAGACGTTTGAATGGGACGGACTTTTGGAGCAACTGCCTTATCTATTTGCATTTGCCGTCAGCTTCTTATTTATCTCAGTAGCCTGGTATAATCACCACTATATGTTTGCTTTAGCACCGAAAATAACGAAGAAAATTTTTTGGTTAAATAGTGCTTGGCTATTTTCAATGTCTTTGATCCCAGTTGCAACTGCTTGGGCTGGAAAGTTTATCGATAAGCCAGTTCCTGAATATTTCTATGTAATTGTATTTTTTATTTGGAGTGTCGCATACCTTGGATTGACGTTGGGAATTGTGAAAGCAGCCAAAGAAAGTGGTAATGAAGAGGCTGCCGATAAAATTTCCGCAATGACGATTTTTCGTTATCTGAAAAGTTGGTTGTCATATGCAGTATACGTAATTGTCTTAGTTGCAATTTATTTTTATCCCCCCAACAGGAATGCTAATTACATTCATTGA
- a CDS encoding LamB/YcsF family protein yields the protein MLKIDLNSDLGESYGRYHIGKDDQVIPLITSANIACGYHAGDPDVIAKTVATAEENHVGVGAHPGFPDLDGFGRRKMDMSLDSVSHMVTYQIAALAGFTSNHKLHHVKPHGALYNAAGKDLNLALAICRGIKEFDPNLTVYALSNGKLVEAAKQLGLPVAQEVFADRNYEADGSLVSRKKPNAVLTDPEVVAKRTVEMIKNQAVTAITGETVPLTVNSICVHGDNDAALQIVSQLHKTLNNEQIDVATY from the coding sequence ATGTTAAAAATTGATTTAAATAGTGATTTAGGGGAAAGCTATGGCCGCTACCATATTGGAAAAGACGACCAGGTCATCCCTCTAATCACATCTGCCAACATTGCTTGTGGGTATCATGCTGGCGACCCAGATGTAATTGCAAAAACAGTCGCTACTGCTGAAGAAAATCACGTTGGTGTTGGAGCTCATCCAGGTTTCCCTGATTTAGATGGTTTTGGACGTCGAAAAATGGATATGAGTCTAGATTCTGTTTCCCACATGGTTACTTATCAGATTGCAGCCCTTGCTGGATTCACTAGCAACCATAAACTCCATCACGTCAAACCACACGGTGCTCTGTACAATGCAGCTGGGAAGGATCTCAACTTAGCACTTGCAATTTGCCGAGGAATTAAGGAGTTTGACCCCAATCTCACCGTTTACGCCTTATCAAACGGAAAGTTGGTAGAAGCCGCTAAACAACTTGGACTACCAGTTGCCCAAGAAGTATTTGCAGATAGAAATTACGAAGCAGACGGTAGCTTAGTTTCCAGAAAGAAGCCTAATGCTGTTCTAACAGATCCCGAGGTAGTGGCCAAGCGAACAGTCGAAATGATTAAAAATCAAGCCGTCACCGCAATCACAGGTGAAACCGTTCCATTAACTGTTAATTCCATCTGCGTTCATGGCGACAACGATGCAGCTTTACAGATAGTTAGTCAGTTACACAAAACTTTGAATAATGAACAAATTGACGTTGCAACTTATTAG
- a CDS encoding putative hydro-lyase has product MTTVTANLTPVELRRKIRSGEFSLPTSGLCPGYTQANLVILPKSLAYDFLLFTQRNPRPCPVLEVSDAGSRSLNVFAKDVDLANDFPKYRIYKNGEVTDEVTSVQNYWQEDFVSFLIGCSFSFESELISAGIEVRNITENVNVPMFNTNIPLQSAGIFHGNMVVSMRPIPEAQVPTAVQVTASMPKVHGAPIQIGDPQAIGISDVNQPDYGDSVTIKPGEVPVFWPCGVTPQNVIMQTKPPLVITHAPGHMLVTDVINTTLKY; this is encoded by the coding sequence ATGACAACCGTAACAGCAAACTTAACACCAGTAGAATTACGAAGAAAAATTAGAAGTGGAGAATTTTCATTACCAACAAGTGGTTTATGTCCTGGATATACCCAAGCTAATCTTGTGATTCTTCCTAAATCACTTGCATATGATTTTCTGCTATTTACTCAAAGAAATCCTCGTCCTTGCCCAGTACTAGAAGTAAGTGATGCTGGTAGTCGTTCGCTAAATGTATTTGCAAAGGACGTGGACTTAGCGAATGATTTCCCAAAATACAGAATCTACAAAAATGGAGAAGTGACGGATGAAGTCACATCGGTTCAGAATTACTGGCAGGAAGATTTCGTAAGCTTCCTAATTGGGTGTAGTTTCTCATTCGAATCCGAACTAATTTCTGCTGGAATTGAGGTTAGAAATATAACTGAGAATGTAAACGTCCCAATGTTTAATACCAACATCCCTCTCCAATCAGCTGGAATCTTTCATGGAAACATGGTTGTAAGTATGCGTCCCATTCCAGAAGCACAGGTCCCAACTGCAGTGCAAGTAACAGCAAGTATGCCAAAAGTACACGGTGCTCCTATTCAAATCGGAGATCCACAAGCGATTGGAATCAGTGATGTAAATCAACCTGATTATGGTGACTCTGTAACCATTAAGCCAGGTGAAGTCCCAGTTTTCTGGCCATGTGGAGTAACCCCTCAAAACGTTATCATGCAGACCAAACCACCCCTAGTAATCACCCATGCACCTGGTCACATGCTTGTAACTGATGTTATTAATACCACTTTGAAGTATTAG
- a CDS encoding gamma-glutamyl-gamma-aminobutyrate hydrolase family protein, whose amino-acid sequence MKLNKPTIGIPAEIRTFNGTLRNNVNEGEVKAILRHGGLPLLIPTRNPDVVTEYLPLVDGLLLPGGTDVAPRFYGEEPIPQNGDIDPLLDESEIRLIKEFIHAQKPIFALCRGMQILNVAMGGNLYQDIESQIATPVFQHSQKNNISETAHYVDIESESKLASIVNTDKLLVNSHHHQAIKQVADELHVTAKSGDGIIEAVENSDGSIMGVQWHPELMFEGDVVEDKLFEEFLGRVKSIG is encoded by the coding sequence ATGAAACTTAACAAACCTACAATCGGGATCCCCGCTGAAATTCGGACGTTTAACGGAACATTAAGAAATAACGTCAATGAGGGTGAAGTGAAAGCCATTTTAAGGCACGGTGGGTTGCCATTATTGATTCCAACGCGGAATCCTGATGTAGTAACTGAATACTTGCCATTAGTTGATGGACTCCTACTACCTGGTGGTACTGATGTGGCACCACGGTTTTATGGTGAGGAGCCGATTCCGCAAAATGGGGATATTGATCCGTTGTTGGATGAAAGTGAAATCAGATTAATTAAAGAATTTATTCATGCCCAAAAGCCGATTTTTGCGTTGTGTCGAGGAATGCAAATTTTGAACGTTGCTATGGGTGGAAACCTATACCAAGACATTGAGAGTCAAATTGCCACTCCTGTATTTCAGCATTCTCAAAAGAATAACATATCTGAAACAGCGCATTATGTTGATATTGAGTCTGAAAGCAAGTTAGCCAGTATCGTTAATACAGATAAACTATTAGTAAATAGTCACCACCATCAAGCAATTAAGCAGGTCGCTGATGAACTTCACGTGACTGCCAAATCAGGGGATGGAATAATTGAGGCCGTTGAAAATTCGGATGGTTCAATAATGGGAGTCCAGTGGCATCCGGAACTCATGTTTGAAGGGGATGTGGTCGAAGATAAGTTGTTTGAGGAATTTTTGGGTCGAGTTAAAAGTATAGGTTAA
- a CDS encoding NRAMP family divalent metal transporter, which produces MGAAFLMAMAAVGPGFLTQTATFTGQMGANFGFAIGICILVDIVVQLNIWRIIIVSGKRAQVIANDVFPGLGYVLSFLVAVGGFFFNIGNIGGAGLGLNVLFGISPENGAIIAAAIAVKILIVKNALKAMDRTVMLLAVIKVGILAYILAIMKVPYAPAIHHTFMPTQINFYSIVTIVGGTVGGYISFAGGHRLLEGGLHGKENIKYVNEGALTGIGLASVIRIMLFLAGLAVVITGAKLNPANPAASIFQSAAGGFGYKFFGLLIFASGMSSIIGSTFTSTSFLDYAVGGKQEGAFKQYRTAFIIAFIVLSTAVFYFVGNPAQVLVVVGAANGFVLPIALTILLIASNRTKIMGTKYRHPLWLTITGWVVVLFMAFASVETVINLVH; this is translated from the coding sequence ATGGGTGCCGCTTTCCTAATGGCAATGGCGGCCGTAGGTCCAGGTTTTCTAACCCAAACTGCTACCTTTACTGGTCAAATGGGCGCAAACTTCGGATTTGCAATTGGAATTTGTATCTTGGTCGACATTGTGGTTCAACTTAATATTTGGAGAATCATTATTGTTTCAGGAAAAAGAGCTCAAGTTATCGCGAATGATGTATTTCCCGGATTAGGATATGTTTTATCATTTTTAGTTGCCGTTGGTGGTTTCTTTTTCAACATCGGTAACATTGGTGGAGCCGGTCTTGGTCTTAACGTTCTGTTTGGTATTTCTCCTGAAAATGGTGCAATTATCGCTGCCGCAATTGCCGTTAAAATCTTGATTGTTAAGAATGCACTTAAGGCGATGGACCGAACGGTTATGTTGCTTGCAGTTATTAAAGTTGGAATTTTAGCTTATATTTTAGCAATAATGAAAGTTCCTTATGCTCCTGCAATTCATCATACATTCATGCCAACTCAAATTAACTTCTACTCAATCGTTACAATCGTTGGTGGTACTGTTGGTGGATATATTTCATTCGCTGGTGGTCACCGACTATTAGAAGGTGGTCTTCATGGCAAAGAAAACATTAAATACGTGAATGAAGGTGCCCTAACAGGAATTGGTTTAGCCTCAGTAATTCGTATAATGTTGTTCCTTGCGGGTCTTGCTGTCGTCATTACTGGTGCAAAGCTTAACCCCGCCAACCCAGCCGCATCAATTTTCCAATCAGCAGCTGGAGGGTTTGGATACAAATTCTTTGGCCTCTTAATTTTTGCATCTGGAATGTCATCAATTATTGGATCAACCTTTACTTCAACTTCATTTTTGGATTATGCTGTTGGTGGCAAGCAAGAAGGTGCCTTCAAACAATACAGAACTGCATTTATTATCGCGTTCATTGTTCTATCAACTGCTGTTTTCTACTTTGTTGGTAACCCTGCTCAAGTATTAGTTGTCGTTGGTGCGGCGAACGGATTTGTATTGCCAATCGCACTTACGATTTTATTAATTGCATCTAACAGGACAAAAATTATGGGTACTAAATACCGCCATCCATTGTGGTTAACAATCACGGGATGGGTCGTTGTCCTATTCATGGCTTTCGCTAGTGTTGAAACAGTTATTAACTTGGTTCACTAA